The following coding sequences lie in one Pontibacter sp. G13 genomic window:
- the feoB gene encoding ferrous iron transport protein B codes for MDQPPVSRAGKRVVALVGNPNCGKTSLFNALSGLNQRVGNFPGVTVERKSAHISLPGGQAIRLVDLPGTQSLYPNAEDEAVTCQVLQAPNHPDKPDQVVVVVDGTQLRRGLMLATQVMDLGYPTLLAVNMMDLVEKDGIRLDLPKLSKLMGIPVVGISVRKNTGIDALKTQLAETWAAPKKPMLTIPAGFRPVMQQIQSTLQSDNDYLAWQIMLNPKLAAALGIAEIPTPIDSEELSEEQASRLISNELLVRLDRADGFVSSVQQDPANWRERATDRFDQVLTHPIWGYVIFMGILLLIFQSIFSWADVPMGWIEGGMGFIKDTASAILPDNWIGALVTEGILTGFEGIIIFIPQIAILFFFISIMEESGYMSRVVFLMDRIMRPFGFSGMSVIPLMGGMACAVPSIMMTRNIPSKVERLITMMVTPLMSCSARIPVYTLLIAMFVTSKTWMGIDQRGIWMAGLYLLGFVMSLAVAFVFKKAFKYESSGMFVMELPAYRMPRWKNVGLSVFQKSMAFVTGAGKIILSISIVLWFLLSYGPGMDTIEAEYAAKMETPGLTELQVAELDIQQQSELLNHSYAAHLGHAIEPVIKPLGYDWKIGISLIASFAAREVFVSTMSIIYQQDDPDGFETDDEQMTARSKLIHRLQAETWEDGSKVYTPGVVLSLLIFYAFAMQCMSTLAVTKKEAGWKWMWVMLLYLTVLAYVAAWLAYMGYGMLA; via the coding sequence ATGGATCAGCCTCCAGTAAGTAGGGCTGGGAAGCGGGTGGTGGCGCTGGTAGGAAATCCCAACTGTGGCAAGACCTCATTATTCAATGCACTTTCTGGACTCAACCAACGGGTAGGCAACTTTCCCGGAGTGACGGTCGAGCGGAAAAGCGCCCATATCTCCCTCCCCGGTGGGCAAGCCATTCGATTGGTGGACCTGCCCGGAACCCAAAGCCTATATCCCAACGCTGAAGACGAGGCCGTCACGTGCCAAGTCCTTCAAGCTCCCAATCATCCCGACAAACCCGATCAGGTGGTGGTCGTGGTCGATGGCACTCAGCTCCGTCGAGGTCTCATGCTGGCTACACAGGTCATGGATCTGGGATACCCCACCTTGCTAGCCGTCAATATGATGGATCTCGTGGAGAAGGATGGGATCAGGCTCGATCTCCCCAAACTCAGCAAGCTCATGGGCATCCCAGTCGTGGGGATCTCCGTGAGAAAAAATACAGGAATCGATGCGCTCAAAACCCAGCTAGCAGAAACCTGGGCGGCTCCCAAAAAGCCCATGCTGACCATTCCTGCTGGATTTCGGCCCGTCATGCAGCAGATACAGTCCACCCTCCAATCGGACAATGACTATCTCGCATGGCAGATCATGCTGAATCCCAAACTGGCTGCCGCGCTGGGCATTGCAGAAATTCCGACCCCGATAGACTCAGAGGAACTCTCCGAAGAGCAAGCAAGCAGACTGATCTCCAACGAACTACTGGTCAGACTTGACCGAGCGGATGGATTCGTTTCCAGCGTTCAGCAAGATCCTGCCAATTGGCGCGAACGGGCTACAGATCGGTTCGACCAAGTGTTGACGCATCCGATCTGGGGCTATGTGATTTTCATGGGCATCTTGCTGCTCATCTTCCAATCCATCTTTTCATGGGCGGATGTGCCGATGGGCTGGATTGAAGGCGGAATGGGCTTTATCAAAGATACGGCGAGTGCCATCCTCCCCGACAATTGGATTGGGGCCTTGGTGACAGAAGGGATTTTGACGGGATTTGAAGGGATCATCATCTTCATTCCCCAGATTGCCATCTTGTTTTTCTTCATCTCCATCATGGAGGAATCGGGCTATATGTCCCGCGTAGTATTCCTGATGGACCGGATCATGCGTCCCTTTGGATTCTCGGGGATGTCCGTCATACCACTGATGGGGGGAATGGCCTGTGCAGTGCCCTCGATCATGATGACGAGAAACATTCCCAGCAAGGTGGAGCGACTCATCACCATGATGGTGACTCCGCTGATGAGTTGTAGTGCCCGGATTCCGGTGTACACGCTGCTCATCGCCATGTTTGTGACAAGCAAGACATGGATGGGCATCGACCAACGTGGCATCTGGATGGCGGGACTCTATCTCCTCGGATTCGTGATGTCGCTTGCGGTTGCATTTGTATTCAAGAAAGCATTCAAGTACGAATCCAGTGGCATGTTCGTGATGGAATTGCCCGCCTATCGCATGCCTCGGTGGAAAAACGTCGGGCTTTCCGTCTTCCAGAAATCTATGGCTTTTGTGACGGGGGCAGGCAAGATCATCCTGTCCATTTCCATCGTGTTGTGGTTTCTGTTGAGCTATGGACCGGGTATGGATACCATCGAGGCTGAATATGCTGCCAAAATGGAGACCCCAGGCTTGACGGAATTGCAGGTTGCCGAATTGGATATCCAACAGCAAAGCGAGCTGCTCAACCACTCCTACGCTGCCCATCTCGGCCATGCCATCGAGCCTGTGATCAAACCACTTGGCTACGACTGGAAAATCGGAATTTCGCTGATTGCCTCGTTTGCGGCGCGTGAAGTGTTTGTCTCCACGATGAGCATCATCTATCAGCAAGATGATCCGGATGGCTTCGAGACGGATGACGAGCAAATGACCGCTCGCTCCAAGCTCATCCATCGACTACAAGCCGAAACATGGGAGGACGGCTCCAAGGTCTACACGCCTGGAGTGGTGTTGTCGCTGTTGATTTTCTATGCATTTGCGATGCAGTGCATGAGTACGCTGGCAGTTACCAAAAAGGAAGCCGGATGGAAATGGATGTGGGTCATGCTCCTCTATCTCACGGTGCTCGCCTATGTCGCTGCTTGGCTGGCCTACATGGGCTACGGCATGCTCGCCTAG
- a CDS encoding FeoA family protein, producing the protein MSHQNNQASATEIPLSQLAIGQKGQIARILHAELEAAFLRMGLTQGDQLTLSAIAPLGDPIAIRVNRTKVSLRKKDAQHIWISLQ; encoded by the coding sequence ATGTCTCATCAGAATAATCAGGCTTCGGCAACTGAAATCCCTCTTTCCCAATTGGCAATCGGTCAGAAAGGCCAAATCGCCCGCATTTTGCACGCTGAATTGGAGGCTGCATTCCTGCGTATGGGACTGACTCAGGGAGATCAATTGACCCTCTCGGCCATTGCCCCGCTCGGCGATCCCATCGCTATCCGAGTGAACCGCACCAAAGTTTCCCTTCGCAAAAAAGACGCACAGCATATATGGATCAGCCTCCAGTAA
- a CDS encoding response regulator transcription factor produces the protein MSAIKLAITDDEVLFRQGMSSLLEDYPEMQIILDAQHGADLLQKLSEAPETPDIVLLDMNMPVLNGSDTAKMLQEQFPQVGIIILSSFFSEAFVVNLIQLGAAAYLPKNSPIEDVVKTIQMVKQKGFYYSDHVMEIVRRRMMEGTWKKPQQEDKITPISKREKEVLQLIVNQNTTDEIADKLHISPQTVKGHRNNLLSKLGCRNTAGMVAFAVKRSLVQVEFA, from the coding sequence ATGTCTGCTATCAAACTCGCCATCACAGATGATGAAGTCTTGTTCCGTCAAGGCATGTCGTCCTTGTTGGAGGATTACCCCGAAATGCAGATCATCTTGGATGCCCAACATGGCGCCGATCTGCTGCAAAAGCTCTCTGAAGCTCCAGAAACACCCGATATCGTACTGCTCGACATGAATATGCCCGTCCTCAATGGGTCGGACACCGCGAAAATGCTCCAAGAGCAATTCCCGCAAGTCGGGATTATCATCCTTTCTTCATTTTTCAGCGAGGCGTTTGTCGTCAATCTGATTCAGCTGGGAGCTGCAGCTTATTTGCCCAAGAATTCTCCCATCGAGGATGTGGTCAAAACCATCCAAATGGTCAAGCAAAAAGGATTTTACTACAGCGATCATGTCATGGAAATCGTCCGGCGGAGAATGATGGAGGGAACGTGGAAAAAGCCCCAGCAGGAGGACAAGATCACGCCCATCTCCAAGCGTGAAAAAGAAGTGCTGCAACTTATCGTCAATCAAAACACCACGGACGAAATCGCAGACAAACTCCACATCAGCCCCCAAACCGTCAAAGGACACCGCAACAACCTCCTCTCCAAGCTCGGCTGTAGGAATACCGCCGGCATGGTGGCCTTCGCTGTGAAACGCAGTTTGGTGCAGGTGGAATTTGCCTAA
- a CDS encoding histidine kinase, with amino-acid sequence MEGTFSVKDLSVIFLVVIACMFFMALGVILIFRIAQKRLMEEQEARLQEHLNHQRKLLITATAVQERERKQIAQEIHDDLGFQLTSLSMFMSRLKRVENPEDLQAFFQEGMTAIRNISDRARALSHKLVPPTLEYFGLDETLREIVSKLRRETELDIRYHFEGSETHLPDHQHRLHIVRIFQELIQNSIKYSGAEILELMVEIAPDRLKLMYRDHGVGFDAREDQRGLGLKNLDARAQMLGAQLEFHSAKGEGVRANIDTPLPISLSQPSETPTLSPLTN; translated from the coding sequence ATGGAAGGCACTTTTTCCGTCAAAGATCTATCGGTCATCTTCCTTGTGGTGATCGCCTGTATGTTTTTCATGGCTTTGGGAGTCATCCTGATATTCCGGATCGCTCAAAAGCGACTCATGGAAGAGCAGGAAGCTCGCCTTCAGGAGCATCTGAATCATCAGCGGAAATTGCTGATTACCGCCACTGCCGTCCAAGAGCGAGAGCGCAAGCAGATCGCGCAGGAAATTCACGATGATTTGGGGTTCCAGCTCACCTCGCTATCCATGTTCATGTCGAGGTTGAAACGGGTCGAGAATCCCGAGGACTTGCAAGCATTCTTCCAAGAAGGGATGACTGCCATCCGAAATATCAGCGATCGTGCCCGAGCGCTTTCCCACAAATTGGTACCTCCTACCTTGGAGTATTTCGGTCTGGATGAAACCTTGCGGGAAATTGTCAGCAAACTCCGCAGAGAAACAGAATTGGATATCAGGTACCATTTTGAAGGTTCGGAAACCCATCTACCCGATCATCAGCACCGTCTCCATATCGTGCGGATATTTCAGGAACTCATCCAAAACTCCATCAAATACAGTGGAGCCGAGATCCTGGAACTGATGGTGGAAATAGCCCCTGATCGCCTCAAGTTGATGTATCGCGATCATGGAGTGGGATTCGATGCCCGTGAAGACCAAAGGGGCTTGGGGTTGAAAAACCTCGATGCCCGAGCGCAAATGTTGGGGGCTCAGCTTGAGTTCCACAGTGCCAAAGGAGAAGGCGTCCGGGCCAATATCGATACCCCATTGCCCATCTCCCTGAGTCAACCCTCGGAAACACCAACCCTATCACCCTTAACGAATTGA